A single Lolium perenne isolate Kyuss_39 chromosome 6, Kyuss_2.0, whole genome shotgun sequence DNA region contains:
- the LOC127310231 gene encoding uncharacterized protein, producing MSEKSSAPPLDDMLVMEYMGLASQAVTFREEAKLLERSLQTAQERISTLEQKLTEATNAREIAEAKAQGYADLQARVQKAAEEKCAKMEKTSADREILEHDASSRIKKLSRDLHGQNLGTGYSELQERDDDSLPDSLSVLEVHVSFAVKALACARKVFRRLHTVIFPDPQKKAPEALESFGLTFLDAEDPILGFRRSTTKAGVEVTIALVGHSRQEIDWVKVANAEGLNVDKYRALLKGAKKFSRGILQIINPSATSTSSAAAKSATPTASARTEV from the exons ATGTCCGAGAAATCCTCTGCTCCTCCGTTGGATGAT ATGCTGGTGATGGAATACATGGGCCTAGCGTCGCAGGCTGTTACCTTCCGCGAGGAAGCCAAACTTCTCGAGC GCTCTCTCCAAACTGCTCAAGAGCGAATATCAACGTTAGAGCAAAAGTTGACCGAAGCTACCAATGCCCGCGAAATTGCAGAAGCCAAGGCTCAAGGGTATGCTGATCTCCAAGCTCGCGTACAAAAGGCTGCCGAAGAAAAATGCGCTAAGATGGAAAAAACTTCGGctgacagagaaatcctcgagcatGATGCTTCCTCTCGCATTAAGAAGCTTTCGAGGGATTTGCACG GTCAAAACCTTGGCACCGGATACAGTGAACTGCAGGAGCGCGATGACGATTCTCTCCCAGATTCGTTGTCCGTTCTTGAAGTTCATGTGTCATTTGCTGTCAAGGCGCTCGCCTGTGCCCGCAAAGTCTTCCGGCGCTTGCACACAGTTATTTTCCCGGACCCCCAGAAGAAGGCGCCCGAAGCTCTTGAAAGCTTCGGATTAACATTCCTTGACGCTGAAGATCCCATCCTCGGATTCCGCCGCTCGACGACCAAGGCTGGGGTTGAAGTTACGATCGCTCTTGTGGGGCATAGCCGCCAAGAAATTGACTGGGTGAAGGTTGCCAACGCCGAAGGTCTGAATGTAGACAAATATCGGGCACTCCTCAAGGGCGCGAAGAAATTCTCGCGAGGAATATTGCAAATCATAAATCCTTCGGCGACGTCGACAAGTAGTGCGGCCGCAAAAAGTGCAACTCCAACCGCCAGCGCCCGCACTGAGGTGTAG